Proteins found in one Zea mays cultivar B73 chromosome 1, Zm-B73-REFERENCE-NAM-5.0, whole genome shotgun sequence genomic segment:
- the LOC103631761 gene encoding pentatricopeptide repeat-containing protein At5g01110 yields the protein MAIPRRLSCLPTVAAATKWSAGNLAIDIGTIGARPSTAALAAAATAAAAAGRASECQSLLLRMSRRRGASRREIVSSLLASSPTPQPQVFDLLIRTYTQSRKPREAFEAFRLLLDHRVPVPASASNALLAVLSRAGWPHLAQEAYRLVLSSDSEVNAYTLNIMVHSYCKTLEFDGADTVISEMEKRCVFPDVVTHNVLIDARFRAGDVDAAIALVDSMANRGLKPGIVTYNSVLKGLCKHRRFDKAKEVFRTMDQCSVAPDVRSFNILIGGFCRVGEVKEAVKFYKEMQHRYVTPDVVSFSCLIGLFSRRGEMDHAGAYLREMKGLGLVPDGVIYTMVIGGFCRAGSMSEALRVRDEMVGFGCLPDVVTYNTLLNGLCKQHRLLDAEKLLNEMEERGVTPDLCTFTTLIHGYCRQGNFENALQLFDTLLRQRLRPDVVTYNSLIDGMCRKGDLAKANELWDDMHAREILPNHITYSILIDSHCEKGQVEDAFGFLDEMVKKGNLPNIRTYNSIIKGYCRSGNVKKGQQFLQKMRQDNVFPDLITFNTLIHGYIKEENMHGAFNVFNIMEKEMVRPDAVTYNMIINGFSEQGNMQDAGRVFKGMGDSGIEPDRYTYMSLINGHVTAGNSKQAFQLHDEMIHRGFAPDDKF from the coding sequence ATGGCGATCCCCCGTCGCCTATCTTGCCTTCCCACGGTTGCCGCGGCCACCAAGTGGTCGGCCGGGAATCTCGCCATAGACATCGGCACAATCGGCGCGAGACCCTCAACGGCAGCCCTGGCTGCCGCCGCGacggcggccgccgccgccggccgcgcCTCGGAGTGCCAGTCCCTCCTCCTCCGCATGTCGCGCCGCCGCGGCGCCTCTCGACGCGAGATCGTCTCTTCCCTCCTCGCCTCGTCCCCCACTCCGCAGCCGCAGGTGTTCGACCTCCTCATCCGCACCTACACCCAGTCGCGGAAGCCCCGGGAGGCCTTTGAGGCCTTCCGCCTCCTCCTCGACCACCGCGTCCCCGTCCCAGCCTCTGCGTCCAACGCTCTCCTTGCCGTGCTCTCCCGCGCCGGGTGGCCTCACCTCGCCCAGGAGGCCTACCGCCTCGTCCTCTCGTCTGACTCGGAGGTAAACGCCTACACGCTTAACATCATGGTCCACAGCTACTGTAAAACCCTAGAGTTCGATGGGGCTGACACTGTCATCTCCGAGATGGAGAAGAGATGCGTGTTCCCGGATGTGGTTACACACAATGTGTTGATTGATGCCAGATTCCGTGCTGGAGATGTGGATGCAGCGATCGCATTGGTTGATTCCATGGCCAATAGGGGGTTGAAGCCTGGGATTGTGACATACAATTCGGTTTTGAAGGGGTTGTGTAAGCACAGAAGGTTTGATAAGGCAAAGGAGGTGTTCAGGACAATGGACCAGTGCAGTGTTGCACCAGATGTTCGGAGTTTCAATATTTTGATCGGAGGATTTTGTAGGGTTGGGGAGGTTAAGGAGGCAGTGAAGTTTTACAAGGAGATGCAACATCGTTATGTTACACCAGATGTGGTCAGCTTTAGCTGTTTGATTGGATTATTCTCGAGGAGAGGGGAGATGGACCATGCAGGGGCATACTTGAGGGAAATGAAGGGGCTTGGATTGGTGCCTGATGGTGTGATTTACACAATGGTCATAGGTGGGTTTTGTAGGGCTGGATCAATGTCAGAGGCTCTAAGAGTTAGGGATGAGATGGTTGGCTTTGGATGTCTGCCAGATGTGGTAACATACAATACCCTGTTGAATGGGCTCTGTAAGCAGCACAGGTTGCTTGACGCGGAGAAACTTTTGAATGAGATGGAGGAGAGAGGGGTTACACCAGATTTATGCACTTTCACAACTTTGATTCATGGGTACTGTAGGCAAGGTAACTTTGAGAATGCATTGCAATTGTTTGACACACTGTTGCGCCAGCGTTTGAGGCCAGATGTCGTGACATACAATAGTTTGATTGATGGGATGTGCAGAAAAGGTGATCTGGCCAAAGCTAATGAGCTATGGGATGATATGCATGCTCGAGAAATCTTACCCAATCACATTACCTACAGTATCCTAATAGACAGCCACTGTGAGAAGGGACAAGTTGAGGATGCATTCGGTTTTCTGGATGAAATGGTCAAGAAGGGAAATTTGCCTAATATCAGGACCTATAATTCCATCATCAAGGGTTATTGCCGATCAGGTAATGTAAAAAAGGGGCAGCAGTTTTTGCAAAAGATGAGGCAAGATAACGTATTCCCAGATCTGATTACTTTCAACACCCTGATCCATGGTTATATAAAAGAAGAAAACATGCATGGAGCTTTCAATGTGTTTAATATAATGGAGAAGGAAATGGTACGGCCAGATGCTGTCACGTATAATATGATCATAAATGGGTTTTCTGAACAAGGCAATATGCAAGATGCTGGTCGTGTTTTCAAGGGAATGGGTGACAGTGGAATTGAACCGGATAGATATACATACATGTCATTGATAAATGGTCATGTTACAGCTGGCAACTCGAAGCAGGCGTTCCAACTTCATGACGAGATGATCCATAGAGGGTTTGCTCCCGATGACAAATTTTGA